Proteins found in one candidate division TA06 bacterium genomic segment:
- a CDS encoding sigma 54-interacting transcriptional regulator produces the protein MSQTVKHKTELHWRYRALEKLGQGGEGEVYLAEDRLTGRSVVVKISVKGSGHDLKLEFIRLYRMDHSGLLKAFDYYCQDEKSLAAFEHFSGATLDTYIQQNQPDKKELWDIWVRMAGIVAYLHGREYIHGDIKPGNILIGPEGRVKLIDLGLARKTSAELSSGFTGTAEYSAPEVLSGSAGPTQSSDVYSLGLLLFQMMTGQLPSAKDRLEENQSWSLRLRETLDDKQSEIGIKALSFWPQERYHSASQLIQALSHSGSGCCLEPPGSFRYSGQNAALAKAVEHLRPGRSGLFIVSAGPGRGKTSFLRELNFISQMAGLSSACLNAGRIEEDKLYQVIPPDTVLLIDGITDGDTLDWLKERPGQTVVAINPSNHRFPKIGNAALLKFQKHEYCNVLSNYLTGISAWELYNLSDWIWRKAGSNITFARLYLKYCQASAVIGQKQNHWQIDWQKMFFDRTIPEDIAADIGRRWKSLDNEGRETLKKICLEGDAVSQKTAAVSDPDYWLDDSGRVDGDILRSFILEQTDRSLKTVMTAPAASGLKNEAPSLARWIFWDEINMQQQWLSEGKRLFEQAKSVNDLEKMLYIGRLLIDSGRLVIKEQVQMARKLVDLYQRTSRWAPAIELWEAMAGKLSGEWDYYQILSKLYANKGEYIPALDALESGVQSIRTADQHCLYLAYKGWVLGLQGKMDEGGAALDEALKSADSSQCSDSTCFEIYNSLARHHHLLNDFEQVVCWAEKAALIETPDVTGKAKLLNILGYSLLQAGNLTKAKSYIETCINLIEQEGQYGILCYAWCNLGLINIRLKDWGNALLCLQKAENNFNVGDGFALQANIIVNLALVYGKLDQTNLSKEKYLAAYNVYNEIADVQGMLISLANAALKDHLLGKIEYAIKTLTRCLDLALKNELDHVASIIRKDIGIVYTEDDRYGEGLDFIQKAMVVSSQKIHWDCLYYGALAAGGLNDLIKMNDLLVMARNKTEDETEKAQLKMLEGIYMAKNGDLKKGLDLAMEAAGELKDNGDPAESAKTWLKTGELAISSDGFTDAEKMMPGLLFAEAEFQKMGAPVYLERTRNTILAAVHQLFAPGNIMPGTQMLEGLYQIAALLDPGRNQAELAQSCLDVTVKLLNAERGGLFLMDENSKLFLAAKTDLDPDTQHDALEFSSNAVMAAAAGETMVVSNDAQLDETLSSRLSVKRNAIRSLLCLPLRSREGTLGAIYLDSRLKSGIFNQAQRDFTKALAQILGAVIESHRLLEELRSKSREHHGSGSKALLGMIGNSAAVKSMIKRIKAAAPTDVTVLLDGESGTGKEMAAQIVHQLSSRKDKKFLALDCGSLPETLLESELFGYIKGAFTGANRDKTGLFEAADGGTVFLDEIASASPGVQARLLRVIEAGEIRRVGSDAVSHVDVRMICATNKDLEIEINEGRFREDLYYRLKGIKIDIPPLRERGDDVLILAEYFKNKFQKKHNKGRLTFTEEARRSIIINSWPGNIRELENTIQKAVLLAQEKVITGKDLEIDGYFLESGQTLKQEINSTQKEKILRILEATEGNYTKAAKIYGVSVRHFYRILEKFGINRDINVN, from the coding sequence GGCTGGCCCGGAAAACAAGCGCTGAACTAAGTTCCGGCTTTACCGGTACCGCCGAATACTCGGCTCCTGAGGTTCTAAGCGGCAGCGCCGGGCCCACCCAAAGTTCCGATGTCTACAGTCTGGGCTTGCTGCTATTTCAGATGATGACCGGGCAACTTCCGTCGGCCAAGGACCGGCTGGAGGAAAATCAGTCATGGAGCCTGCGGCTCAGGGAAACATTGGATGACAAGCAATCCGAGATCGGGATAAAAGCTTTGAGCTTTTGGCCCCAGGAAAGATATCATTCAGCATCTCAGCTGATTCAGGCCTTGAGTCATTCCGGCAGTGGATGTTGTCTGGAACCCCCGGGGTCCTTTCGCTATTCCGGCCAAAACGCGGCTCTGGCAAAAGCCGTGGAACATTTGCGTCCGGGGAGATCCGGCCTGTTTATTGTTTCAGCCGGACCAGGCAGGGGAAAGACATCTTTTTTAAGAGAATTGAACTTTATCAGCCAGATGGCCGGACTTTCATCAGCCTGTTTGAATGCCGGACGGATAGAAGAGGATAAATTGTATCAGGTTATTCCGCCAGATACAGTTTTGCTGATAGATGGTATAACGGACGGAGATACCCTGGACTGGTTAAAAGAAAGGCCCGGCCAAACAGTAGTTGCCATTAACCCGTCAAATCACCGGTTTCCTAAAATCGGCAATGCGGCTTTGCTAAAATTCCAAAAGCATGAATACTGCAATGTTCTTTCTAACTATTTAACCGGGATCAGCGCCTGGGAACTGTACAACCTGTCCGATTGGATCTGGCGTAAAGCCGGAAGTAATATTACATTTGCCAGGTTGTATCTGAAATATTGCCAAGCCAGCGCTGTCATTGGACAAAAACAGAACCATTGGCAGATAGACTGGCAAAAAATGTTTTTCGACCGGACCATTCCGGAGGATATAGCCGCCGACATTGGCCGGCGCTGGAAAAGCCTTGACAATGAAGGCCGGGAGACTTTGAAGAAGATATGCCTGGAAGGCGATGCGGTATCACAGAAGACAGCGGCGGTCTCCGATCCGGACTATTGGCTGGATGACAGCGGCCGGGTGGATGGGGACATTCTGCGGTCTTTCATCCTGGAACAAACTGATCGTAGTTTAAAAACGGTGATGACAGCCCCGGCAGCGTCCGGCCTGAAAAATGAAGCACCTTCTTTGGCCCGCTGGATATTCTGGGATGAAATAAATATGCAGCAGCAATGGTTATCCGAAGGCAAAAGATTATTTGAACAGGCCAAGAGCGTCAATGATCTGGAGAAGATGCTGTATATTGGACGGCTGTTGATTGATTCCGGCCGGCTGGTGATCAAGGAACAGGTTCAAATGGCCAGGAAACTGGTAGACCTTTACCAACGGACAAGCCGGTGGGCTCCGGCCATAGAATTATGGGAAGCAATGGCGGGAAAGCTTTCCGGAGAGTGGGATTATTACCAGATATTGTCCAAACTATATGCCAACAAGGGCGAATATATACCGGCATTGGATGCACTGGAATCCGGGGTCCAATCAATCAGGACTGCCGATCAGCATTGCCTGTATCTGGCCTATAAGGGCTGGGTGCTTGGACTGCAGGGAAAAATGGATGAGGGCGGGGCTGCCTTGGACGAAGCTTTGAAAAGCGCAGACTCAAGCCAATGTTCCGACAGCACATGCTTTGAGATATATAATTCTTTGGCCCGGCATCATCATTTATTAAATGATTTTGAACAGGTTGTTTGTTGGGCCGAAAAGGCCGCCTTGATTGAAACCCCCGACGTAACGGGGAAAGCGAAATTATTGAATATTTTAGGGTACAGTTTATTGCAGGCTGGTAATTTAACTAAAGCCAAATCATATATTGAAACGTGCATCAACCTGATAGAACAAGAAGGGCAATATGGTATTTTATGCTATGCCTGGTGCAACTTGGGTTTAATAAACATTAGATTAAAAGATTGGGGCAATGCTCTTTTATGTTTGCAAAAGGCGGAAAACAATTTTAATGTGGGTGATGGTTTTGCTCTGCAAGCCAATATAATTGTTAATTTAGCGTTAGTATATGGAAAGTTAGATCAAACAAACCTTTCAAAAGAAAAATATTTGGCAGCATATAATGTTTACAATGAAATTGCCGATGTGCAGGGCATGTTAATAAGTCTTGCTAACGCTGCATTAAAAGATCACCTTTTGGGTAAAATTGAATACGCAATAAAAACACTTACACGTTGCCTGGATTTAGCATTAAAAAATGAGTTAGATCATGTGGCAAGTATTATTAGAAAAGACATTGGAATTGTTTATACAGAAGACGACCGATATGGCGAAGGCTTGGATTTCATCCAAAAAGCTATGGTGGTTTCATCGCAAAAAATTCACTGGGATTGTCTTTATTACGGGGCTTTGGCTGCCGGTGGTCTCAACGACCTTATAAAGATGAACGATCTTTTAGTAATGGCAAGAAACAAGACTGAAGACGAAACTGAAAAGGCGCAGCTTAAAATGCTGGAAGGAATATATATGGCTAAAAACGGTGATCTGAAAAAAGGCCTGGACCTAGCCATGGAGGCCGCAGGCGAGCTTAAGGACAACGGCGATCCGGCAGAATCCGCCAAAACCTGGCTGAAGACGGGAGAATTAGCCATATCATCGGATGGCTTTACCGATGCGGAAAAAATGATGCCCGGTCTGCTATTTGCCGAGGCCGAGTTCCAAAAAATGGGAGCGCCGGTTTACCTGGAGCGGACAAGAAACACCATCCTGGCAGCAGTCCATCAGTTGTTTGCCCCGGGCAATATCATGCCCGGAACTCAAATGCTGGAAGGGCTGTATCAGATCGCTGCCTTGCTGGATCCCGGCAGGAACCAGGCCGAGCTGGCCCAAAGCTGCCTGGATGTAACGGTCAAGCTTCTTAACGCCGAAAGGGGCGGCCTGTTCTTAATGGATGAGAATTCAAAACTGTTTCTGGCAGCCAAGACTGATCTGGATCCCGATACCCAGCACGACGCGCTGGAGTTTTCCTCCAATGCCGTGATGGCGGCAGCCGCCGGGGAGACCATGGTGGTCTCCAACGATGCTCAATTGGATGAAACCCTCAGCTCCCGCTTGAGCGTCAAGCGAAATGCCATCCGTTCATTGTTATGCCTGCCCTTAAGATCGCGGGAAGGAACGCTGGGAGCCATATATCTTGATTCCCGTCTTAAAAGCGGAATTTTCAACCAGGCCCAAAGGGATTTCACCAAAGCTTTGGCCCAGATCCTGGGAGCGGTCATTGAAAGCCACCGGTTGCTGGAAGAATTACGATCAAAAAGCCGGGAGCATCATGGCTCTGGGTCCAAGGCTTTGTTGGGAATGATCGGTAATTCGGCAGCGGTCAAAAGCATGATCAAGCGGATCAAAGCCGCTGCTCCCACCGATGTAACAGTGCTGCTGGACGGGGAATCGGGCACCGGCAAGGAAATGGCGGCCCAGATAGTGCATCAGCTTTCGTCCCGTAAGGACAAGAAGTTTTTGGCTTTGGACTGCGGCTCCCTGCCGGAGACTTTGCTGGAATCCGAGTTGTTCGGCTATATCAAAGGGGCGTTCACCGGGGCCAACAGGGACAAGACCGGGCTGTTTGAGGCGGCCGACGGAGGTACGGTATTTTTGGACGAGATCGCCAGCGCCAGCCCCGGAGTGCAAGCCAGGCTTTTAAGGGTGATAGAGGCAGGGGAGATCAGGCGGGTCGGCAGCGATGCGGTCAGCCATGTGGATGTCCGGATGATCTGCGCCACCAACAAGGACCTGGAGATCGAGATCAACGAGGGGAGGTTCCGGGAGGACCTTTACTACCGGCTTAAGGGGATAAAGATAGACATTCCGCCTTTAAGGGAAAGGGGGGACGATGTGCTGATCCTGGCCGAATATTTCAAAAACAAGTTCCAGAAAAAGCATAATAAAGGCCGGCTGACCTTTACTGAAGAAGCCCGGAGATCCATCATCATTAATTCCTGGCCCGGCAATATCAGGGAACTGGAAAATACAATTCAAAAAGCGGTGCTTTTGGCACAGGAAAAGGTTATAACCGGCAAAGATCTGGAGATCGACGGTTACTTCCTGGAATCAGGTCAAACTTTGAAACAAGAGATAAATAGCACCCAAAAAGAGAAAATATTGAGGATTTTAGAGGCAACGGAAGGCAATTATACCAAAGCCGCAAAAATTTATGGTGTCTCTGTAAGGCATTTTTACCGAATATTGGAGAAATTTGGGATCAACCGTGACATAAATGTCAATTAG
- a CDS encoding response regulator, producing MSAEHHLDMTMLGQSFLDHMPQGLMVCHPDDSRVIYVNPAWEAVTGYHLADMQDSRPPYPHWIPAEKERMVQQMLLARQNGFLDCECRLQRKDGKVISVQAYHGQVRDGEGKLLACYQSVIDNTDNKILEAKLLQAQKMEAVGHLAGGLAHDMNNILQVILTSGDMMLTEAGAGHPWHQRIMDIILAGEKAAVLTRQLLTFARKNKAEFKVLDLNPLVTEFQRMISRLLGERIKVEITLGRNLPLVMADQSQMEQVLMNLAVNARDAMEQGGLFSIATREEFLDDNYAKTHPEVEPGRYALITVTDTGAGMEAETQKHLFEPFFTTKTKDQGTGLGLSVVYGIVKQHQGHIYVYSEKGRGTTFKIFLPAAADQGKGRHAQQQTDIRFGHGVVLLVEDEDVVREMEIQLLTSLGYQVLPARNGEQALEMFAQRQGKIDLLMSDMIMPGLSGWELYMILKKQKPELKALFASGYSDESIRPLIKSHGVEFLQKPFSLHKLSLKLHEVLKR from the coding sequence GTGTCTGCCGAACACCACTTGGACATGACAATGCTGGGACAGAGTTTCCTGGACCACATGCCCCAGGGTCTGATGGTCTGCCATCCGGATGATTCCAGGGTGATCTATGTCAACCCGGCATGGGAAGCGGTCACTGGTTACCATCTGGCCGACATGCAGGATTCCAGGCCGCCCTATCCCCACTGGATCCCGGCGGAAAAAGAGCGGATGGTCCAGCAGATGCTGCTGGCCCGGCAGAACGGCTTTTTGGACTGCGAATGCAGGCTCCAGCGCAAGGACGGCAAAGTAATCTCAGTTCAGGCCTATCACGGCCAGGTGCGGGACGGCGAGGGAAAGCTGCTGGCGTGCTATCAGTCTGTGATAGACAATACGGACAATAAGATACTGGAAGCAAAACTGCTTCAGGCCCAGAAGATGGAAGCGGTGGGGCATCTGGCCGGGGGGCTGGCCCACGACATGAATAACATCCTCCAGGTGATCCTGACCTCGGGCGACATGATGCTGACCGAGGCCGGGGCCGGACATCCCTGGCATCAGCGGATCATGGATATCATTCTGGCCGGGGAAAAGGCCGCTGTGCTGACCCGGCAACTGCTGACCTTTGCCAGGAAGAACAAGGCGGAGTTCAAAGTGCTGGACCTGAATCCCCTGGTTACGGAATTCCAGAGGATGATCTCCCGCCTGCTGGGAGAAAGGATCAAGGTGGAGATCACCCTGGGACGCAACCTGCCGTTGGTGATGGCCGATCAGTCCCAGATGGAGCAGGTGCTGATGAACCTGGCTGTGAACGCCCGGGATGCCATGGAGCAGGGAGGCCTGTTCTCCATCGCCACCAGAGAGGAATTCCTTGACGATAACTATGCCAAAACCCATCCCGAGGTGGAGCCGGGGCGCTATGCCCTGATCACAGTCACCGACACCGGGGCCGGGATGGAGGCCGAGACCCAAAAACATTTATTCGAGCCATTCTTCACCACCAAAACCAAGGACCAAGGCACCGGCCTTGGTCTTTCGGTGGTCTACGGCATCGTCAAACAGCACCAGGGACACATCTACGTCTACAGCGAAAAGGGCCGGGGCACCACCTTCAAGATATTCCTGCCGGCGGCGGCCGATCAGGGCAAGGGCCGGCACGCCCAACAGCAGACCGACATCCGGTTCGGCCACGGGGTGGTGCTGCTGGTGGAGGACGAGGATGTAGTTCGGGAGATGGAGATCCAGCTTTTGACCAGTCTGGGATACCAGGTGCTTCCCGCCCGCAACGGCGAACAAGCTTTGGAGATGTTTGCCCAGCGTCAGGGGAAGATAGATCTTTTAATGAGCGATATGATCATGCCGGGTCTTTCGGGTTGGGAGCTTTACATGATCCTTAAAAAACAAAAGCCGGAACTAAAGGCCCTGTTCGCCTCGGGCTACAGCGACGAGAGCATCCGGCCGCTGATCAAGAGCCATGGGGTGGAGTTTTTGCAGAAGCCGTTCAGTCTTCACAAATTGAGTTTGAAACTGCACGAAGTGCTGAAACGATGA